A genomic stretch from Streptomyces sp. QL37 includes:
- a CDS encoding small ribosomal subunit Rsm22 family protein — protein sequence MNATLPTAEALRAALAALLDGLPPTQAAQAVDRLIASYRGTTPTDAPILRDRSDVAAYAAYRMPATFEAVRSCLAALREAAPDWAPATHTDFGGGTGAASWAVAGAWDGPRTTVLDWSEPALALGRELAAASGVPGLRDAAWERARIGTALEPDPTDLATVSYVLKELTPADRAALVDAVAGAAQAVVIVEPGTPDGYDRIIEARDRLIAAGLSVAAPCPHDDACPIERGTDWCHFSARVSRSSLHRQVKGGSLSHEDEKFSYVVATRFATDPVGARVVRRPQIRKGQVLLELCTKDEGLRRATVTKRHGALYRAARDTAWGDAWPPPEEG from the coding sequence GTGAACGCCACCCTCCCCACCGCGGAAGCCCTGCGTGCCGCGCTGGCCGCCCTGCTCGACGGGCTGCCCCCGACGCAGGCCGCGCAGGCCGTCGACCGGCTGATCGCCAGCTACCGCGGGACCACCCCGACCGACGCCCCGATCCTGCGGGACCGCTCGGACGTCGCCGCCTACGCCGCCTACCGGATGCCCGCCACGTTCGAAGCCGTACGGTCCTGCCTCGCCGCACTCCGCGAGGCCGCGCCGGACTGGGCGCCCGCCACCCACACGGACTTCGGGGGCGGCACGGGCGCGGCGAGCTGGGCGGTCGCCGGGGCCTGGGACGGGCCGCGGACGACGGTCCTGGACTGGTCCGAACCGGCCCTCGCGCTCGGCCGCGAGCTGGCCGCGGCCTCCGGCGTCCCCGGGCTGCGGGACGCCGCCTGGGAGCGGGCGAGGATCGGGACGGCGCTGGAGCCGGACCCCACGGACCTGGCGACCGTCAGCTACGTGCTCAAGGAGCTCACCCCCGCGGACCGGGCCGCCCTGGTCGACGCCGTCGCCGGTGCGGCCCAGGCCGTGGTGATCGTGGAGCCCGGCACGCCCGACGGCTACGACCGGATCATCGAGGCCCGCGACCGGCTGATCGCGGCGGGGCTGAGCGTCGCGGCGCCCTGCCCGCACGACGACGCGTGCCCCATCGAGCGCGGGACGGACTGGTGCCACTTCTCGGCGCGGGTCAGCCGCTCGTCCCTGCACCGGCAGGTCAAGGGCGGCTCGCTCAGCCACGAGGACGAGAAGTTCAGCTACGTCGTGGCGACCAGGTTCGCCACCGACCCGGTCGGCGCACGGGTCGTCCGCAGGCCGCAGATCCGCAAGGGCCAGGTGCTGCTGGAGCTCTGCACGAAGGACGAGGGGCTCCGGCGCGCCACGGTCACCAAGCGGCACGGCGCGCTCTACCGTGCCGCCCGGGACACCGCGTGGGGCGACGCCTGGCCGCCGCCCGAGGAAGGCTAG
- a CDS encoding amidinotransferase → MTRDATPRRYLMCAPTHYEVTYSINPWMDPSKPVDLRLATTQWEDLRDRYRALGHTVELLTPRPDLPDMVFAANGATVVDGKVLGALFAYRERYAEAEAHREWFRANGFTEIHEPAHVNEGEGDFAVTASYLLAGRGFRSSPLSHDEAQEFFGRPVIGLDLVDPRYYHLDTALCVLDDAADEIMYYPGAFSPGSRSVLARLFPDALLAGEADAAALGLNAVSDGRHVLLPQAAIGLFDPLRDRGFDPVPMDLGELLKGGGSVKCCTQELRP, encoded by the coding sequence TTGACCCGTGACGCCACCCCCCGTCGCTATCTGATGTGCGCCCCGACCCACTACGAGGTCACCTACTCCATCAATCCGTGGATGGATCCTTCGAAACCCGTGGACCTGCGACTGGCCACCACCCAGTGGGAGGACCTGCGCGACCGCTACCGGGCCCTCGGCCACACCGTGGAGCTCCTCACCCCCCGCCCCGACCTGCCCGACATGGTGTTCGCGGCCAACGGGGCCACCGTGGTCGACGGCAAGGTCCTCGGCGCCCTGTTCGCCTACCGGGAGCGGTACGCGGAGGCTGAGGCGCACCGGGAGTGGTTCCGGGCCAACGGCTTCACGGAGATCCACGAGCCGGCCCACGTCAACGAGGGCGAGGGCGACTTCGCCGTGACCGCCTCCTACCTGTTGGCCGGGCGGGGCTTCCGGTCCAGTCCGCTCTCCCACGACGAGGCGCAGGAGTTCTTCGGGCGCCCGGTGATCGGGCTCGATCTGGTGGACCCGCGCTACTACCACCTGGACACCGCGCTGTGCGTACTGGACGACGCGGCGGACGAGATCATGTACTACCCCGGGGCCTTCTCGCCGGGCAGCCGGTCCGTGCTGGCCCGGCTCTTCCCCGACGCGCTGCTGGCCGGGGAGGCGGACGCCGCCGCACTGGGCCTCAACGCGGTCAGCGACGGGCGCCATGTGCTGCTCCCGCAGGCCGCCATCGGGCTCTTCGACCCGCTGCGGGACCGGGGCTTCGACCCGGTCCCGATGGATCTGGGCGAGCTGCTCAAGGGCGGCGGCAGTGTGAAGTGCTGCACCCAGGAGCTGAGGCCCTAG
- a CDS encoding TetR/AcrR family transcriptional regulator: MAAQKSPDSSRRSDRSRRAICDAALALVGEVGYARTTIEGIAARAGVGKQTIYRWWPSKAAVLLEAFLDESARRSEELGEAGEDGAHGIPDTGDLAADLKLVLRATVDGLNDPVSSAPTRALAAEGLIDPVLGAQFVENLLEPQLQLYVTRLRAAQEAGQVRADIDPRIALELLVAPLTHRWLLRTLPLTHAYADQVVDLTLRGLLVQP, from the coding sequence ATGGCAGCTCAGAAGTCTCCCGACTCCAGCCGTCGCAGCGACCGCTCCCGCCGGGCGATCTGTGACGCCGCGCTCGCACTCGTCGGCGAGGTGGGGTACGCCAGGACGACGATCGAGGGTATCGCCGCCCGGGCCGGTGTCGGCAAGCAGACGATCTACCGCTGGTGGCCCTCGAAGGCGGCCGTACTCCTGGAGGCGTTCCTCGACGAGAGCGCCCGCCGGTCGGAGGAGCTGGGAGAGGCCGGCGAGGACGGGGCGCACGGGATCCCCGACACGGGCGATCTGGCGGCCGACCTCAAGCTGGTCCTGCGGGCCACGGTCGACGGGCTGAACGACCCGGTGAGCTCGGCACCCACCCGGGCCCTGGCCGCCGAGGGGCTCATCGATCCCGTACTCGGGGCCCAATTCGTCGAAAATCTGCTCGAACCGCAGCTCCAGTTGTATGTCACACGCCTGCGGGCCGCCCAGGAGGCCGGCCAGGTGCGCGCGGACATCGATCCGCGGATCGCGCTGGAGCTCCTGGTCGCCCCGCTCACCCACCGGTGGCTGCTCAGGACCCTTCCGCTGACCCACGCGTACGCGGACCAGGTCGTCGACCTCACCCTGCGGGGGCTCCTGGTCCAGCCATGA
- a CDS encoding YafY family protein, producing the protein MPRPVARVLTLLELLQSGGIRTASELADRLGVDERTVRHYVGHLVDLDVPVESVRGRYGGYRLAPGHRMPPLMLSDDEALAVLLGLVAGRRAGLTSATGTASDTATAKIRRVLPERLRTRLDAVLGALAFTAPPGEALAPDSGVLLPVADAVNHHRPISIRYTSSDGRRSERTLHPHGLVAHSGKWYLTAADVTAGEERTFRLDRVTDVRTLPGSFEPPEGPDPAKRVLTALATAPYRHEVTLRVRGTAEHIHARLPAGIAIVEETPSTGDADTEAGRWSRVELRVERLDWLPAVLASLDRPFVIERPDELRGLVEALAARLGDSARRDSPRP; encoded by the coding sequence ATGCCCCGTCCTGTCGCGCGCGTGCTCACCCTGCTGGAACTCCTTCAGTCCGGAGGCATCAGGACGGCGTCCGAACTCGCCGACCGGCTCGGTGTCGACGAACGCACGGTGCGGCACTACGTCGGCCACCTCGTCGATCTCGACGTGCCCGTCGAGTCGGTGCGCGGCCGCTACGGCGGCTACCGGCTCGCCCCCGGTCACCGCATGCCCCCGCTCATGCTGAGCGACGACGAGGCGCTCGCCGTGCTGCTCGGTCTCGTCGCGGGAAGGCGGGCCGGACTGACATCCGCCACGGGCACGGCGAGCGACACGGCGACGGCCAAGATCCGGCGGGTACTGCCCGAGCGGCTGCGGACCAGGCTGGACGCCGTGCTCGGTGCCCTCGCCTTCACGGCTCCGCCCGGAGAAGCGCTCGCCCCCGACTCCGGGGTTCTGCTCCCGGTCGCCGACGCGGTGAACCACCACCGGCCGATCTCGATCCGCTACACCTCGTCGGACGGTCGCCGCAGCGAACGCACGCTGCACCCTCATGGTCTCGTCGCCCACTCGGGCAAGTGGTACCTGACGGCCGCGGACGTCACGGCGGGCGAGGAGCGGACGTTCCGGCTGGACCGCGTCACGGATGTGAGGACCCTGCCGGGCTCGTTCGAACCACCCGAGGGCCCCGACCCGGCGAAGCGCGTGCTGACAGCGCTCGCCACGGCGCCGTACCGCCACGAGGTGACCCTCCGCGTCCGGGGCACGGCCGAGCACATCCATGCCCGGCTTCCCGCCGGCATCGCGATCGTGGAGGAAACGCCGTCCACCGGAGACGCGGATACGGAGGCCGGGCGCTGGTCCAGGGTCGAACTGCGCGTGGAACGGCTCGACTGGCTGCCCGCCGTGCTCGCCTCGCTCGACCGGCCGTTCGTCATCGAACGCCCGGACGAGCTCCGCGGCCTCGTCGAAGCCCTCGCCGCACGGCTCGGCGACTCGGCCCGGCGGGACTCGCCCCGGCCGTGA
- a CDS encoding bifunctional DNA primase/polymerase, translating to MGADSGRYRGTEGRISQWLRRRPKPQPEADDAARLALLLAVAEAGMPISPAAHPSGYRCSCERIGCPTPARHPISFAWQTQSTTDSAQIERWAANQPLANFITATGLIHDVLDVPLTAGRAALDRLIAAGIDVGPVAQSGTDRMLFFTATRGTPDDEDEWWPCELDCHPETMDEHPGLRWHCRGSYVLLPPARLPGELDVHWIRGPENPLPDPLTLLETLTDACAQYADTADASDLDHDAVAWPLSR from the coding sequence ATGGGCGCCGATTCCGGCCGCTATCGCGGCACAGAGGGCAGGATTTCCCAGTGGCTGCGCAGGCGGCCGAAACCACAGCCGGAAGCCGACGACGCGGCGCGGCTGGCGCTGCTCCTGGCCGTCGCCGAGGCAGGAATGCCCATCTCACCCGCAGCGCACCCGTCCGGATACCGATGTTCGTGCGAGCGCATCGGCTGTCCGACGCCCGCGCGGCACCCCATCTCGTTCGCCTGGCAGACGCAGTCCACGACGGACAGCGCCCAGATCGAGCGGTGGGCCGCCAACCAGCCGCTGGCCAACTTCATCACCGCGACCGGCCTGATCCACGACGTCCTGGACGTCCCCCTCACCGCGGGGCGCGCCGCCCTCGACCGGCTCATCGCCGCGGGCATCGACGTGGGCCCGGTGGCCCAGTCGGGCACCGACCGGATGCTCTTCTTCACCGCCACCCGGGGTACCCCGGACGACGAGGACGAGTGGTGGCCCTGCGAGCTGGACTGCCACCCCGAGACCATGGACGAGCACCCCGGGCTCCGGTGGCACTGCCGCGGCAGCTATGTCCTCCTGCCGCCCGCGCGGCTTCCCGGTGAGCTGGACGTGCACTGGATCCGCGGACCGGAGAACCCGCTGCCCGATCCGCTGACCCTGCTCGAGACGCTCACCGACGCCTGCGCGCAGTACGCGGACACGGCGGACGCGAGTGACCTCGACCACGACGCGGTGGCCTGGCCGCTCAGCCGCTGA
- a CDS encoding heme ABC transporter ATP-binding protein: MNPFKALLAPRGRELPSPSPLGSPAAEVSAVCVRLGRRLVLDSVELTVRAGEVLALVGPNGAGKSTLLAALAADLPVDSGVIRVDGRPATDWSAPELALRRAVLPQSAALAFPFPVEDVVRMGRAPWAGTAREDEDDAAVAAAMAAMEVTGFAARPFSALSGGERARVALARVLAQRAPLLLLDEPTAALDLRHQELVLRICRERAAAGDAVVVVLHDLGLAAAYADRAVVLHGGRVAVAGPPAEVFTDTLLGEVYRQPVEVFPHPRTGVPLVVPHRAS, encoded by the coding sequence ATGAACCCGTTCAAGGCACTGCTCGCGCCCCGTGGCCGGGAGCTTCCCTCGCCCTCGCCCCTCGGCTCCCCCGCCGCAGAGGTGTCCGCGGTGTGCGTCCGCCTGGGCCGGAGGCTCGTCCTCGACTCCGTGGAGCTGACCGTACGGGCGGGCGAGGTGCTCGCCCTCGTCGGACCGAACGGAGCCGGGAAGTCGACGCTGCTGGCGGCGCTGGCCGCGGATCTGCCCGTGGACAGCGGAGTGATACGCGTCGACGGACGCCCGGCCACCGACTGGTCCGCACCCGAACTGGCCCTGCGCCGGGCCGTCCTGCCGCAGTCCGCCGCGCTCGCCTTCCCGTTCCCGGTCGAGGACGTCGTACGGATGGGGCGGGCGCCCTGGGCGGGGACGGCCCGCGAGGACGAGGACGACGCGGCGGTCGCGGCGGCGATGGCGGCGATGGAGGTGACGGGGTTCGCGGCCCGCCCGTTCTCCGCGCTGTCCGGCGGCGAGCGCGCCAGGGTCGCCCTGGCGCGGGTGCTGGCGCAGCGCGCCCCGCTGCTGCTCCTGGACGAGCCGACGGCCGCGCTGGACCTGCGCCACCAGGAGCTGGTGCTGCGGATCTGCCGCGAGCGGGCCGCCGCCGGTGACGCGGTGGTCGTGGTGCTGCACGACCTGGGCCTCGCGGCGGCGTACGCGGACCGGGCCGTGGTGCTGCACGGGGGCCGGGTGGCGGTCGCCGGGCCGCCCGCCGAGGTGTTCACGGACACGCTGCTCGGCGAGGTGTACCGGCAGCCGGTCGAGGTCTTCCCCCACCCGCGGACGGGGGTGCCGCTCGTCGTGCCGCACCGGGCCTCCTGA
- a CDS encoding HtaA domain-containing protein, whose amino-acid sequence MPPSRSARALAVALLAVLLGALLPVTAAQAASRTVQGGRLDWGIKSSFQSYVTGPIAQGGWSLTGGAATVGGSQFRFHSATGSYDPATGAFQAGFSGGVRFVGHRQDDGGNQLDLTISRPTVRISGGGGTLYADMASKDRESGRVTTTAQVPLATLGLSGINMKGGSTPVALDDVPATLTSQGAGAFAGYYTAGTPLDTVSLSVDTKAPAAAEPSKSPASSPSPSAADKKEGVGRFEDAAVDWGVRRTFREYVTGPIGRGEWALADGAQDGGAVFRFPRGEGTYDAGKRKLDAVFTGSVHFTGADGLDLELAGFAARVASGKGTLLADVTTGGRTRQDVPLVTFPAKDLAPEDGLAVLTEAPATLTADGAKAFGSLYKAGTAMDPVSLAVAVDAKAELPALPDLGSAAEPSAAPATKSAGPPATQPAAESGPRTSLAVGGGAVLIAAAAAVLYAARRRRAARNT is encoded by the coding sequence ATGCCGCCGTCCCGATCCGCCCGCGCGCTCGCCGTCGCGCTCCTCGCGGTGCTGCTGGGAGCGCTGCTCCCGGTCACCGCCGCGCAGGCTGCGAGCCGCACGGTGCAGGGTGGGCGCCTTGACTGGGGCATCAAGTCCTCCTTCCAGAGCTACGTCACCGGGCCCATCGCCCAGGGCGGTTGGAGCCTGACCGGCGGGGCCGCGACGGTCGGTGGAAGCCAGTTCCGCTTCCACTCCGCCACCGGCTCCTACGACCCGGCGACCGGCGCCTTCCAGGCGGGTTTCTCCGGCGGAGTCCGCTTCGTCGGCCACCGGCAGGACGACGGCGGCAACCAGCTCGACCTCACCATCAGCCGCCCCACCGTCCGGATCTCCGGAGGCGGGGGGACGCTCTACGCCGACATGGCGAGCAAGGACCGGGAGAGCGGCCGGGTCACCACCACCGCCCAGGTGCCGCTGGCCACGCTCGGCCTCTCCGGAATCAACATGAAGGGCGGCTCCACACCCGTCGCCCTCGACGACGTCCCCGCGACGCTGACGTCCCAGGGTGCGGGTGCCTTCGCCGGCTACTACACGGCCGGGACGCCGCTCGACACCGTCAGCCTCTCCGTGGACACGAAGGCCCCGGCAGCCGCGGAACCGTCGAAGTCCCCGGCGTCCTCCCCCTCGCCCTCCGCGGCGGACAAGAAGGAGGGTGTGGGCCGTTTCGAGGACGCGGCCGTGGACTGGGGCGTGCGCCGCACCTTCCGCGAGTACGTCACCGGCCCGATCGGCCGGGGCGAGTGGGCGCTCGCGGACGGCGCCCAGGACGGCGGGGCGGTCTTCCGCTTCCCCCGGGGCGAGGGGACGTACGACGCCGGGAAGCGGAAGCTGGACGCCGTCTTCACCGGCAGCGTCCACTTCACCGGAGCGGACGGCCTCGACCTGGAACTCGCCGGGTTCGCCGCGCGGGTGGCCTCGGGCAAGGGCACGCTGCTGGCGGACGTCACCACCGGGGGCCGTACCCGCCAGGACGTCCCGCTCGTCACCTTCCCGGCGAAGGACCTCGCCCCCGAGGACGGCCTCGCGGTCCTCACCGAGGCCCCCGCGACCCTGACCGCCGACGGTGCCAAGGCCTTCGGCTCGCTCTACAAGGCCGGCACCGCGATGGACCCGGTCTCCCTCGCCGTCGCCGTCGACGCGAAGGCGGAACTGCCCGCGCTGCCCGACCTGGGCAGCGCGGCCGAACCGTCCGCCGCGCCCGCGACGAAGTCCGCCGGGCCCCCCGCCACCCAGCCGGCGGCGGAGTCCGGCCCCCGTACCTCTCTCGCCGTCGGGGGCGGGGCCGTGCTCATCGCGGCCGCCGCCGCCGTGCTGTACGCGGCCAGGCGCCGCCGTGCGGCTCGGAACACCTGA
- a CDS encoding VOC family protein, producing the protein MNFVSVRIITGDISRLVDFYERVTGVAADWSTEDFAEIRTASATLAIGSTRTVPLFSPGSAVPADNRSVILEFLVDDVDRVHEDLTGVVEEFVKEPTTMPWGNRSLLFRDPDGNLVNLFTPVTPAAVARFAR; encoded by the coding sequence ATGAACTTCGTCTCTGTCCGCATCATCACGGGCGACATCAGCCGCCTCGTCGACTTCTACGAGCGGGTCACCGGAGTGGCCGCCGACTGGTCCACCGAGGACTTCGCCGAGATCAGGACCGCCTCCGCCACCCTCGCGATCGGCAGCACCCGCACGGTCCCGCTGTTCTCACCCGGGTCCGCCGTTCCGGCCGACAACCGGAGCGTCATCCTCGAATTCCTCGTCGACGACGTGGACAGGGTGCACGAGGACCTGACCGGGGTCGTGGAGGAGTTCGTCAAGGAGCCCACCACGATGCCCTGGGGCAACCGCTCACTGCTGTTCCGTGACCCCGACGGCAACCTCGTGAACCTCTTCACCCCGGTCACGCCCGCCGCCGTCGCGAGGTTCGCCCGCTGA
- a CDS encoding Bcr/CflA family multidrug efflux MFS transporter, translating into MPDSGASRAQQEHEPIPTSSKGAALGAQATATPTAAGVPALSTTTAPGLPDASTTTARRAGILVTLVLGGLTALPPLSMDMYLPALPEVTDALHAPAATVQLTLTACLTGMALGQLVVGPMSDRWGRRTPLLLGMVVYVIATAICAVAPTAELLIGFRLLQGLAGAAGIVISRAVVRDLYDGDEMARFFSTLMLISGVAPVIAPVIGGQVLQFTDWRGIFVVLTFVGVLLTLVVWKWLHETLPAAQRHTGGVGDALRTMRGLLADRVFTGYMVAGSLAFAALFAYVSASPFVVQEIYGASPQTFSLLFGINSIGLIAVGQINGKLLVGRVSLDKALGFGLAVISVAAVALLLMTSGVFGEVGLVPVAVGLFVLMSAMGLAMPNTNTQALMRTRHAAGSASALLGTSQFLIGAIASPLVGIAGEKTAVPMAVVQVVCALSAALCFLLLCRPWQNTGAAREPLLKR; encoded by the coding sequence ATGCCGGACAGCGGCGCGAGCCGGGCCCAGCAAGAGCACGAACCCATACCGACGAGCAGCAAGGGCGCCGCACTCGGCGCCCAGGCCACCGCCACCCCCACCGCCGCGGGTGTCCCGGCCCTTTCCACGACCACCGCGCCGGGTCTCCCGGACGCCTCCACCACCACCGCACGGCGGGCCGGAATTCTGGTCACGCTGGTGCTGGGCGGGCTCACCGCACTGCCGCCCCTCTCGATGGACATGTACCTCCCGGCACTCCCGGAGGTCACCGACGCGCTGCACGCACCGGCCGCGACCGTCCAGCTCACCCTGACGGCCTGCCTCACCGGCATGGCGCTCGGCCAGCTCGTCGTCGGCCCCATGAGCGACCGCTGGGGCCGGCGTACGCCGCTGCTCCTCGGCATGGTCGTCTACGTGATCGCGACCGCGATCTGCGCCGTCGCCCCCACCGCGGAACTCCTCATCGGATTCCGCCTCCTCCAGGGCCTGGCGGGCGCCGCCGGCATCGTGATCTCCCGGGCCGTCGTACGTGACCTGTACGACGGCGACGAGATGGCCCGGTTCTTCTCCACCCTGATGCTGATCTCGGGGGTCGCGCCGGTCATCGCGCCCGTGATCGGCGGCCAGGTACTGCAGTTCACCGACTGGCGCGGCATCTTCGTCGTCCTCACCTTCGTCGGCGTACTGCTCACCCTCGTCGTCTGGAAGTGGCTCCACGAGACACTGCCGGCGGCGCAGCGGCACACCGGCGGGGTCGGCGACGCGCTGCGCACCATGCGCGGGCTGCTGGCCGACCGGGTGTTCACCGGCTACATGGTCGCGGGCAGCCTCGCCTTCGCCGCGCTCTTCGCCTACGTGAGCGCGTCCCCGTTCGTCGTCCAGGAGATCTACGGCGCGTCCCCGCAGACCTTCAGCCTGCTCTTCGGGATCAACTCCATCGGGCTGATCGCCGTCGGCCAGATCAACGGCAAGCTGCTCGTCGGAAGGGTCAGCCTGGACAAGGCGCTCGGCTTCGGCCTCGCCGTCATCTCGGTCGCGGCGGTCGCGCTGCTGCTGATGACGTCCGGGGTCTTCGGCGAGGTCGGCCTGGTGCCGGTGGCCGTCGGGCTGTTCGTGCTCATGTCCGCGATGGGCCTCGCGATGCCGAACACCAACACCCAGGCCCTGATGCGCACCAGGCACGCGGCGGGCTCCGCCTCCGCGCTGCTGGGGACGTCCCAGTTCCTGATCGGCGCCATCGCCTCGCCCCTCGTCGGGATCGCCGGTGAGAAGACCGCCGTGCCGATGGCCGTGGTGCAGGTGGTCTGCGCCCTGTCCGCGGCGCTGTGCTTCCTGCTGCTGTGCCGGCCGTGGCAGAACACGGGCGCCGCGCGGGAGCCGCTCCTCAAGCGCTGA
- a CDS encoding ABC transporter substrate-binding protein: MRLPQYSAAAGRRAVGRHRGRFGSLAAVTALAAVLAGCGGAGTPAAGSGGSATPSAPADVVEPLAGAPEPRLPVTVPSADGKEVTVTSTDRIVPLTGSLSEIVFTLGFGGQVVARDITATFEQAEGLPVVTRAHDVSAEGVLSLRPTVVLADTTTGPAEAVSQIRDAGIPLIVVEPAKELADVGRRIDAVAGALGVTSAGDELKARTESRIAAVRRTIPAREERGPRVAFLYLRGSASVYLLGGRESGASSLLEAAGAVDAGKASGLTKDFTAITSEALADAAPDAILVMTKGLESVGGVDGLVKIPGVAETPAGMDRRIVSIDDGVLLNYGPRTDRVLAELVEQLYPEGGKDR, encoded by the coding sequence GTGCGTTTGCCCCAGTACTCCGCCGCGGCGGGCCGAAGAGCCGTGGGTCGGCACAGAGGCCGGTTCGGATCCCTCGCCGCCGTGACGGCGCTCGCCGCGGTCCTCGCCGGCTGCGGCGGTGCGGGAACGCCGGCCGCGGGCTCCGGTGGCTCGGCAACCCCCTCCGCACCGGCCGACGTCGTCGAGCCGCTGGCCGGGGCACCCGAGCCCCGACTGCCCGTCACCGTCCCCTCGGCGGACGGCAAGGAAGTCACCGTCACCTCGACGGACCGGATCGTCCCGCTCACGGGATCGCTGAGCGAGATCGTGTTCACGCTCGGGTTCGGCGGACAGGTGGTGGCCCGCGACATCACCGCCACCTTCGAACAGGCGGAGGGACTCCCGGTCGTGACCCGCGCCCATGACGTCTCGGCCGAGGGCGTGCTGTCCCTGCGGCCGACGGTCGTGCTCGCGGACACCACGACGGGCCCCGCCGAGGCCGTCTCCCAGATCCGTGACGCGGGGATCCCCCTGATCGTCGTCGAGCCGGCCAAGGAACTCGCCGACGTGGGGCGCCGGATCGACGCCGTGGCGGGGGCCCTGGGCGTGACGTCCGCGGGCGACGAGCTCAAGGCGCGTACCGAGTCGCGTATCGCCGCCGTGCGGAGGACGATCCCCGCCCGGGAGGAACGCGGTCCGCGCGTCGCCTTCCTCTATCTGCGCGGGTCGGCCTCCGTCTATCTGCTGGGCGGCCGGGAGTCCGGCGCGAGTTCCCTGCTCGAAGCGGCGGGCGCGGTCGACGCGGGCAAGGCCTCCGGGCTGACCAAGGACTTCACCGCCATCACCAGCGAGGCACTCGCCGACGCGGCGCCGGACGCGATCCTCGTCATGACCAAGGGCCTCGAATCAGTGGGCGGAGTCGACGGCCTCGTCAAGATCCCGGGCGTCGCCGAGACGCCCGCCGGGATGGACCGCCGCATCGTCTCCATCGACGACGGGGTGCTGCTGAACTACGGGCCGCGCACCGACCGGGTGCTGGCCGAACTGGTGGAACAGCTCTATCCGGAAGGCGGGAAGGACCGGTGA
- a CDS encoding iron ABC transporter permease has product MTTASSDGSATETGSAPARRGKAFVLTLSLSAALLAGCLLSAGLGAYSIPLGDVLSSVQHRAGLGGQALDRVGESVLWNVRLPRVVLALLVGSSLGCAGALMQGVFGNPLAEPGVIGISSGAAVGAVASIALGLNFFGNWTITVCAFVSGLATVLLVYVLSRSGGRTEVVTLILTGIAVNAFAGALIGLFIFFADNAQITQITFWQLGSLSQATWPKVLAVLPCAALGLLVAPFHARRLDLLALGERPARHLGVDVERLRIVLVLVVALLTAAAVAVAGIISFVGLLVPHLLRMANGPGHRFLVPGSALGGALVLVAGDLAARTVADPAELPLGVLTALFGSPFFFWLLRRTRRRQGGWA; this is encoded by the coding sequence GTGACGACCGCCTCGTCCGACGGATCCGCCACGGAGACCGGGAGCGCCCCGGCACGGCGCGGCAAGGCGTTCGTCCTCACCCTCTCCCTGTCCGCCGCGCTGCTCGCCGGCTGTCTGCTCTCCGCGGGGCTCGGCGCGTACAGCATCCCGCTGGGTGACGTCCTCTCGTCCGTCCAGCACCGCGCCGGGCTCGGCGGACAGGCGCTGGACCGGGTCGGCGAGAGCGTCCTGTGGAACGTACGGCTGCCGCGGGTCGTCCTCGCCCTGCTCGTCGGATCCTCCCTTGGCTGCGCGGGCGCGCTGATGCAGGGGGTGTTCGGCAATCCGCTGGCCGAGCCCGGTGTCATCGGGATCTCCTCGGGCGCGGCGGTCGGCGCGGTCGCCTCGATCGCGCTCGGGCTGAACTTCTTCGGCAACTGGACGATCACCGTCTGCGCGTTCGTCTCCGGTCTCGCCACGGTCCTGCTGGTGTACGTGCTCTCGCGGTCGGGGGGCCGGACCGAGGTGGTGACGCTGATCCTCACCGGTATCGCCGTCAACGCCTTCGCCGGCGCCCTGATCGGCCTGTTCATCTTCTTCGCCGACAACGCGCAGATCACCCAGATCACCTTCTGGCAGCTCGGTTCGCTGTCCCAGGCGACCTGGCCGAAGGTGCTCGCCGTGCTGCCGTGCGCGGCGCTGGGTCTCCTCGTCGCCCCCTTCCACGCCCGGAGACTGGACCTGCTCGCGCTCGGCGAGAGGCCCGCCCGGCACCTGGGAGTCGATGTGGAACGGCTGCGGATCGTGCTGGTCCTCGTCGTGGCACTGCTGACCGCCGCGGCGGTCGCCGTCGCCGGCATCATCTCCTTCGTGGGGCTGCTCGTCCCGCATCTGCTGCGGATGGCGAACGGCCCCGGGCACCGCTTCCTCGTTCCCGGCAGCGCGCTCGGCGGTGCACTGGTGCTGGTGGCGGGCGATCTCGCCGCGCGCACCGTCGCCGATCCGGCCGAGCTCCCGCTCGGTGTGCTGACCGCCCTCTTCGGCAGCCCGTTCTTCTTCTGGCTGCTGCGCAGGACCCGACGCAGGCAGGGTGGTTGGGCATGA